The Actinosynnema mirum DSM 43827 genomic interval CCGGCCAACGGACGGGAACGCGCTCGGGTTCCCGCCGCCGTTCACCCGTCGGGCTCCGTTTTGCAGGCGCTCGTGAAGGTCAGCGCGAGGGGTACCCGGAACCCCGCCGAGCGCAACACCCGCGCGCACTCCAGCGCCGTGGCCCCGGTCGTCACCACGTCGTCCACGACCACGCACACCGCCCCGGCGGGCGGCACCGGCCCGGCCCGCAGCAGCACCCGTCCGCGCAGGTTGGCCCGCCGCTGGGCGGCCGTCAGCCCCACCGAGTCGAGGGCGCCCGAGGCCAGCCCCAGCACCGGCGCGCGCGGCACTCCGGCACTCCGCAGCGCCGCGTCCACGTGCGAGCCGCCCCTGCGCCGCGCGGCGCGGCGGGTGGACGGGGCGGGCACGAACCACACCGGGCCGGGCGGCAGGGGCAGCAGCGGCAGCGCGGTGGCCAGCAGCGCGCCGAGCGCGGCGGCCAGGTCGCGCCGCCCGCGCTCCTTGAACGCGAGCAGCAGCGCCCGCGCCGCGCCCGCGTGGTCGGCGAGTGTGAACACCGGAAGACCCCGGACGGACACGCGGCGTGGCGGTCCGAAGCCCACGAGGCACGCCGGGCAGGCGACCGCGCCGCCCGAGCCGCAGCCGGGACAACGGGGCGGGAACAGCAGTTCGATCAGCACGAGGTCGAGCCTGCTCCGGGGGTCCGACAATTCCACACCGGAAAACGGGGGTACCCGCAGACACGATCAGGTGAAACGCGAAGTGAGGTGAAAGTCCTTCACCATGGGATGACCGGAGGGTTCACCCGAACCGGAAGAAGCCGCTTTCCGCCCCCCGATCACAGGACGGACACGGCAATGCGCCGCCCCGCGCCGGAGGAAAATCGGTCAGCCGGGGTAGAACACCTTCGCCGTCGACGGCAGCAGCGGGCCCGGCTGCCGCCACACGTCCCCGATGTCGGCGGTGCTCCACAACCCGCTGCGGTCCACCGCGACGACGTTGCGCGCCGGGGCCGCGCTCACCGAGCTCACCGGCACGGTCAGGTTCGAGGTGTTGTACCGCTCGATCTTCATCCCGTCGATGTTGACCTTCGCGATCGGCCACGCGGGCAGCGACGTGCTCACCACCAGCACGTCCGGGGCCAGCCAGTCGAGCGACAGCGCGTTGGTGCCCAGCGTGTTCCCCTGGAGCGTCCTGGCGCTCTTGAGCGTCACCGCGCCGTCCTGCGCCCGCACCACGGCCGCCAGCACGAGCTTGCCGTTGATCACCGCCGCGACCCGCGTCCCGTCGCGGGACAGCCGCAGCTCGGTGATCTGCTGCCCGAAGATCGACAGCGCGTCCGCGTTCACCGCCGTCGCCGCCCACCCGGTGTCGGTGCGCACCACGCGCACCACGTTCGTCCCGTCGTGGCTGGTCCACACCTCGTTGGCCCGGTCG includes:
- a CDS encoding phosphoribosyltransferase — encoded protein: MSDPRSRLDLVLIELLFPPRCPGCGSGGAVACPACLVGFGPPRRVSVRGLPVFTLADHAGAARALLLAFKERGRRDLAAALGALLATALPLLPLPPGPVWFVPAPSTRRAARRRGGSHVDAALRSAGVPRAPVLGLASGALDSVGLTAAQRRANLRGRVLLRAGPVPPAGAVCVVVDDVVTTGATALECARVLRSAGFRVPLALTFTSACKTEPDG